GTGGGCTTTCCGAGCGTCGGCAAATCCACCCTGCTGAACGCCCTGACCAACGCCGAAAGCGAGGTCGGCTCCTACGAGTTCACCACCCTCAACGTCAACCCCGGAATGCTGCAGTACCGCGGCGCGAACATCCAGATCATGGACGTTCCGGGGCTGATCGAAGGGGCCGCGAGCGGCCGGGGTGGCGGCCAGGAAGTCCTCTCGGTCGTGCGCGCGGCGGACCTCGTCGTCTTCATGCTCTCGGTATTCGAGATCGACCAGTACGAACGCCTCCGTGAGGAGCTCTATGCGAACAAGGTGCGCCTCGACACGGAGCCGCCGAGCCTCTCGGTGATCAAGAAGGGGCGAGGCGGGATCCGCGTGACCACCAGCGGCGATCCGGGCCTCCCGAAGGACGTGATCAAGGAGGTGCTTCGCGAAAACGGCTACGTCAACGCGAACGTCACGGTTCGAGAGGAACTCGACGTGGATCGCCTGATCGACTCGATCATGGAAAACAGGGTGTATCTCCCCTCGATCGTGACGGTCAACAAGGCCGACCTGATCGACCGAGACTACTTAGAGACCGTCTACGAGGACCTCCGGGCACACGATCTCGACCCCGAGGAGGTAACGTTCATCTCCGCCGAGGAGGAGAGGGGCCTCGACGGCCTCAAGGAGCGTATCTGGCAAACGCTCGGGCTGATGCGGATCTACATGGACAAGCCCGGCCGCGGGGTCGACTACGAGGAGCCGTTGATCCTCGAAGAAGGTAGCGACATCGAGGACGCGATGGAGAAACTCGGCGGGGAGTTCGAGGAGCGCTTCCGGTTCGCCCGTGTTTCCGGCCCGAGCGCGAAACACGACGAACAGCAGGTCGGCACCGACCACGAACTCGCCGACGAGGACGTCGTGAAGTTCATCCTCCGCCGGTAGTCCGATCGGCCATGGCCGGGTTTTTTGTCGACTTTCGTCGAACGTTCCGGGCATGTCCATCTCCGCATTCGGTGCGCTCTCGCTCGTCCCGCCACTCTTGGCGATCGTGCTCGCGATCGCGAGCCGGCGACCGGTCCCGGCACTCTTCGTCGGGGTCTGGTCGGGAGGGCTCATTTACACGTTCGGTGACAGCGTCGGCTACGCGTCGTCGCTGACGGGCGGGATGCCCGTCCTCGACGAGGGACTGGCCGTTCTCGTCGCCGTCTTTCTGGGGTTCGCTCAGGCCGTCCAGTGGATCGTCGAGTCGATCGGCGACGACACGTTCCACGCCCAGATCCTGTTGTTCACGATCCTGCTTGGGTCGGGCGTCGCGCTGATCTGGCAGCTCGGCGGCTCGCTCGCGGTCAGGCGGGCCGTCGCCGACCGCCTCGACACCCGGCGAAAGGTCGGGATCACGGCGTGGGCGCTCGGGCTGTTGATGTTCTTCGACGACTACGCCAACACCGCCATCGTCGGCAGCGTGATGAAGGACCTCTCGGATCAGCTGCGTGTCTCCCGCGAGAAGCTCTCGTACATCGTGGACTCGACCGCCGCGCCGGTCGCGACGCTTGGCCTCTCGAACTGGGTCGCCTTCCAGATCGGGATGGTCCAGGAGGGCTACGAGATCGCCGGGATCGCCGCCGACGCCCCCTCGGCGTTCGCGACCTACGTCGGGTCGATCCCCTACAACGTCTACTCGATCTTCGCGATCCTCATGGTGGCGTTGATCGTCCTGAGCGGCCGGGATTTCGGCGAGATGCTCGCGGCCGAGCATCGCTCGGTCCGCACGGGACGGCTCACCCGCGAGGGCGCGACCCCGATGCAGGCCATCGAGAGCGAACTCGGCGAGCCGAGCACCGACGAGCCGATGTTGCGCAGCTTCGCGATCCCCGTCGTCGCGCTGGTCGTCACCGCGATCGCGGGGGCGCTCCTCAGCGGCTACGCGCCCGGCGCGTCGGCGCTCGACGTCCTCGACGGGGCCGACTGGGGCGCGGCGCTGCTATGGGGGGCGTTCGCGATGGTCTTCGCGGCGCTTGCGGTCGGTTTTTACTACCGGATCTTCTCGCTCGAAACCGGAATCGAGGGCGTCATCGACGGCTTCTCGATCATGCTCACCGCCGTGACGATCCTGGTTCTCGCGTGGGCGATCAGCACGGTCGCCGAGGTACTCGAAACGGGCGTCTACGTCGCCGGGATCGCCGAAGGCGTCGTCTCGCCGGCCCTGCTGCCGGTGGTCGTGCTCTTCACCGCGGCGTTCATCTCCTTTTCGATGGGATCGTCGTGGGCGACGATGGGCGTGTTGACCCCGATCGCGATCTCGGTGGCGTGGGAGCTTACGGGGAGCTACGAATTGATGCCCGTGATCGTCGGCGCGGTGTTCTCGGGGGCGATCTTCGGCGACCACACCTCGCCCATCTCGGATACGACGGTCCTCTCGGCGACGTTTACGGGTGCAGATCTGATCGACCACGTCCGTACTCAGATCTACTACGCCGGCACCGTCGTCGTCGTCACGACGGTCTGTTATCTCCTCTACGGCTACCTCGGCCTCCCGCCGCTGTTCTACCTCCCGATCGGCCTGCTGTTGCTCGTCGCGCTCGTCTACGGGCTCTCCGAGCTCGACGGGCGCCGACAGGGGCTCTCGCCGACGGTATCGTCCTCCTCGGGAGGTGGAGACGATCCCCCGACCGGGGACTGATCGGGCCGGGACTTACCTGTGCGGTCGAACGAAGGGGACGACCGACGCCGTGAGTTCCGCGATGATCGCGATCCGAATGATATACGAGAGGAGGACGGCCAACGGCGCGAAACCGGCCATCCCGGCGAGCAGCGCGAACGCCTCCGGATACGGTGGAGCGGTCATGAACACGAACAGGATGCCGACGAGTGCCACCTCGGCGGGGCCGCCGACGTACAGGAGCATCCGCGAGAGTCGCGGGAGCTCGCGCTGAATGTACAGCGTCCGGAAGTACTGGCGGCTGACGTCGATCAGCACGAGGTGATCGTGAAGCACTGATAGGCGATGGTCGATCGACGCCGGTAGCGAGCCGCCGTTTCGCAGCCGGTCGACCGTCCGGATGTGGGACCCGTAATCAACGTACAGCGCACGGACGAGCGCCTCGAACGGGCGAACGTCGTCGTCCTTGACGACGGTGTCGACGGTCTCGACGGTCTCGATGACTTCCTCGACGAGCGCCGCGAGTCGCTGTCGGTCCCGCTCGTCGAGCCTAGTCGCGTCGAGGTCGATTCCCCGTGCCACTTCGAGGGTGCTCGTCAGGACCACGTCGAGGAACCTCGGTGCCGTGATCGGCAGTGCGGTCTCGCCGGTCGTCTCGGCGACCCGCTCGCGGAACTCCGCGACGTCCTCGATCGTTCCGAGGCGCTCGCCGGGTGTGACGAGTTCCCGCGAAAGGACGAGCTGATCGATCGCGATGACGATCGAGATGAGGGCGAGGTTCCCCGCAATGAGGCCGCTCATGGCTGAGAACGCCGGCTCGGCGTCGGCGATCGGGCCGAACAGTTCGAGACAGAGCGCGAAGGCGATCGTCGCAGACAGGAGGAGGACGCCCGCGACCATCCGGCGACTTCCATCGAGGAGAACCCAGCGCGAGAGCGCGCCGATGTACCCTCTGACCGTCTCACCATGGGGTGTGGCCGGCTCGACGGGTTCGTCCATTCTCTACTCGCTTACGAGCGCGCGATAAAAACCCGTCGAAGCGCGTGATATCGCGGGCTGTGCGCTTCGCGACCGGTTCGACTATACTGTTCGAGACGAATTCCCGCGTATGTCCCGCGGTGTCGGTGAGTTCGAGCTCATTCAGGGAGCGATCCCCGACTCGATCGCGATACTGTTCGCGTTGCTCACCCAGTTGGGCGACATCTGGTTCGTGACGGTGCTGTTTCTGGTTCTCGCGGTCCGGTACGACGGGCCCGATCGGGATCGGATCGTCGCCGCGGGCGGCCTGGTGATCGGTGCAATAGCTCTCGTTCTGATCGCCAAGGAGGTCTTCGCGCTGCCCCGTCCCGACCGGCCGTTAGTCGCACTCGAAGCGCTTCCGGCACTGTACCGGCCGATCTACTCGCTGACCGGCTACGCTAGCGGCTACGGCTTTCCGAGCGGTCACGCCGTCGTCTCGACGGCGGTGTATCTCTCGTTGGCGACGGTGCTACCGGTGAGCACGCGGCGGCGTCGCTACACCGCTGCGACGGTGCTCATCGCCGTCGTGAGCTTCTGCCGGGTCGCGCTCGGCCTTCACTACCTCGTCGACGTGCTCGCGGGGATCGCGCTGAGCGCCGGCTTCGTCCTTCTCGCGTTCCGACTGGTGGCTCGCTACCACACCCCGGAGGCTCGCCGAACCGTCGGACTCGGACTGGGAGCCGCGCTTGGACTCGGGGCCGTCGTCGTGACCGGCGCACACGTCGAGGCGCTCGCGCTGTTCGCGGTCGCGGCCGGGTTCTTCGGCCTCTCGTGGCGGATCGACCGGCCACGGGTTACCGCGTAGACCCGGCAAGGCGGCAATACCGTCGGCTCTCGGTACCGTTTTGACCCTCGGCGGCGTTGGCCCGAGTATGGGAGCGACGCTCGACCACGTCATGATGCGCGTCTCGGACCTGGAGGAATCGCTCGAATGGTACGGCGAGCATCTGGGCTACGAGGAGAAGGACCGCTGGGAGGCCGATACGTTCACTAACGTCTACCTCGGCCCCGAGGAGCTCGGCGAGGACGGCGCGATGCTCGAACTCACCCACAACCACGACGGCGGCCCCGAGGAGGTAGGTGACGCGTGGGGCCACATCGCGGTACGGGTCCCCGACGGCGAACTCGAGGACTACTACGAGCAGCTCATGGACGAGGGCGTCGAGGACTATCGTGACCCCGACTCGTGTGGCGGCCGGTACGCGTTCGTCAAGGACCCCGACGGCCACGAGATCGAGATCGTGAAACGCGACATCGAGCAGGGCGCGCTCTGGTCGATCGACCACACCATGATCCGCGTCGAGGACGCCGACGAGGCGCTCGGCTGGTACACCCGGAAGTTCGAGTACGAACACACGGGCCGCTGGGAGGCCGACTCCTTTGCGAACTACTTCCTGAAACCCGAGGGCGCAAGCGACGAGGCGATGCAGCTCGAACTCACCTACAACTACGGCGACAACACCTACGATCTCGGTGATGCGTGGGGCCACCTCTGTGTGCGGGCCGACGACCTCAACGAGTTCTGGGACGACCTCATGACCCGGGACGCCCCGGACTACCGCGACCCCGAGTCCTGTGACAACGAGTACGCGTTCACGAAGGACATGGACGACCACGAGATCGAGATCATCGAGCGCGACCCGAACAGCGAGTCGCTGTTCCCCGAGTAATCCACTGCGCGGCGGCTTTTTGGAGGGGATTTTTGCGTGAGCGAGTGGCGGAGCCACGAGCGAACGGAAAAAGGTCCACACCGAAACGCCACCCCTTTTATCGCGTCGGGAGTTCCGAGGAGTAGTGACGCTTCGCGAGATCCTCGTCGCGATCGCCGCCGGGGTCGTCCAGGGGCTCGTCGAGTGGCTCCCGATCTCGAGTTCGGGCAACCTCTCGCTGTTTCTGACCGCGCTCGGCACCTCGCCCGAGATCGCCGTCCGGCTCGCGCTGTTCCTCCAGATGGGCACCACCCTCTCGGCGGCGCTCTACTACCGCGAGACGATCGCCGAGGCCGTCCTGGCCGCTCCCGGCTGGCGACCCCGAGCCGCCTTTTCGGACTCCAACGCCGAGACCTCCTTCATACTGGTCGCGACCGCGATGACCGGGTTCGTGGGGATCCCGATCTACGTCGCGCTCATCGACGCCGCAAGCGAACTCACCGGCGGCGCGTTCGTCGCGTTGATCGGCGCCCTGTTGATCGTGACCGGGCTGATCGAACGCGCCTCCGAGCGCGTCGAGCTCGGCGAACGCGGAACGCCCTCGCTCGTGGACGCGATCATCGTCGGCGCGTTCCAGGGCGTGACGATCCTGCCGGGCGTCTCGCGGTCGGGGACCACCGCGAGCGTGCTCCTGTTCCGGGGCTACGAGGGGCCTGCGGCGTTTCGCCTCTCCTTTCTCCTGTCGATCCCCGCGGGAATCGGCGCCGGTCTGCTCATCCTCGTCGACGAGGGGTTGCCGACGACAGGAATAGAGGCGCTCGTCGCACTCGGCGTGAGCGCGGTCGTCGGCTACGTGATGATCGACGCGATCATGCGCGTCGTCCACGAGGTCGAGTTCTGGATCGTCTGTGTCGCTCTCGGCGGGCTGGCCGTCCTCGGCGGTGGGCTAACGGCGGTGCTCTGAGAGGGCGAGGGCGCCGAGTAACACGACCGCGCCGAGGGTCGCACCGGCCGCGTTGGTCGCCATGTCGAGGATGCTGAACGACCGGTAGGGGACCGGGTACTGGAGACACTCGATCAGCGCGCCGTAGACGCTCGCACCACAGACACCCGTGAGGAGCGCTCGGAGCCGTCCTCCCGCCGGAAATGCCGCATGGCCGACCGTGCCCGCGAGGGCGGCATAGCCGACGAAGTGGAACAGGAGGCTAGTCGGAATCCCGCCGCCCTCCTCGGGAACCGACCCGGGGATCGGGATCATCGAGACGACGAGGATCGCGGCGGCGACGACCGCGACGGCGATCCACCGGTTCGTGCGCCTCATTCGAGCGGCGCGAGCTCGGCCGGTGCGTCCGCGAACGTCCGCAACGCCTCCGCCTCGATGTGATGGAGGTCACCGGGCACGACCAGCAGGTGCAGCGGCCCGCCGAACTCCCGGTCCGCGAGCGCCGAGAGGGCGTCGGCCGCGACGATCGGATCGGGACTGCCGGCCCGACAGACCGCGACCGCGAGCGTCTCGGGATACTCGGCCGAGAGCAGCTCGGCGGCGACGTCGGCAGTCATGTAGTCCCCGCGCTCCTGCTTTATGTCGAGGTAGACGAGGGTGTGCAGACCCCGCTCACGGTTGTCGTCGATCGTGTTCGTGACGCTCGCGGGCAGGTCCTCCGCGCCGTGGGCATAGGGAAACGGCAGGGTCGTCGCCGAGCCGAAGCGATAGTTCTGGAGGCCGGTCAGCGAACTTGCGGCGGCCTCGGCGGTCGTACCGTGGACGATCCGGGTGTCGATTCCCCGGTCGGCGGCTCGGAGCCGCAGGTCGACGTGAGTGGTCGAAACCATTGGATCGCCCACGACCAGGAAGGCGACGTCCTCGCGTTCGGCTGCCGCGAGCATCTCCTCGGGGTCCTGTTCGACGCCCGCCCGGTCCCGAAGCTCGATCTCGATACCGTGTTCGGCTTCGAGGGTATCGACGTCCGTACCGATCAGACGGCTGGTGTACTGTTCCATGAACGCGCGGTCCGCTCTTCGAAGGGTATCGCGGCCCTCGACGGTGATCGAGCGCTCGTCGTAGAGGCCGAGACCGATGAACGTGAGCATACGCGGAGTCGGGAGGCCGACGGGTTAAGCGGCGCGTTCGAGCGAAGCGCCAACGGTAAATCGGCCGGCCGATAGGCTCCGGTATGGAGGTTCCGTGCGTCCGCGTTCCGCGCGAGGAGGGCGAGGCGACGCGTCGCGATTTGGCCGAGGCCGACCTGATCGCCGATGATCGCGAGATACGTGTCAAGGACGGCTGGCTCTACATCCCCGTC
This region of Halalkalicoccus subterraneus genomic DNA includes:
- a CDS encoding VOC family protein; amino-acid sequence: MGATLDHVMMRVSDLEESLEWYGEHLGYEEKDRWEADTFTNVYLGPEELGEDGAMLELTHNHDGGPEEVGDAWGHIAVRVPDGELEDYYEQLMDEGVEDYRDPDSCGGRYAFVKDPDGHEIEIVKRDIEQGALWSIDHTMIRVEDADEALGWYTRKFEYEHTGRWEADSFANYFLKPEGASDEAMQLELTYNYGDNTYDLGDAWGHLCVRADDLNEFWDDLMTRDAPDYRDPESCDNEYAFTKDMDDHEIEIIERDPNSESLFPE
- the dph5 gene encoding diphthine synthase, translating into MLTFIGLGLYDERSITVEGRDTLRRADRAFMEQYTSRLIGTDVDTLEAEHGIEIELRDRAGVEQDPEEMLAAAEREDVAFLVVGDPMVSTTHVDLRLRAADRGIDTRIVHGTTAEAAASSLTGLQNYRFGSATTLPFPYAHGAEDLPASVTNTIDDNRERGLHTLVYLDIKQERGDYMTADVAAELLSAEYPETLAVAVCRAGSPDPIVAADALSALADREFGGPLHLLVVPGDLHHIEAEALRTFADAPAELAPLE
- a CDS encoding undecaprenyl-diphosphate phosphatase; this translates as MTLREILVAIAAGVVQGLVEWLPISSSGNLSLFLTALGTSPEIAVRLALFLQMGTTLSAALYYRETIAEAVLAAPGWRPRAAFSDSNAETSFILVATAMTGFVGIPIYVALIDAASELTGGAFVALIGALLIVTGLIERASERVELGERGTPSLVDAIIVGAFQGVTILPGVSRSGTTASVLLFRGYEGPAAFRLSFLLSIPAGIGAGLLILVDEGLPTTGIEALVALGVSAVVGYVMIDAIMRVVHEVEFWIVCVALGGLAVLGGGLTAVL
- a CDS encoding phosphatase PAP2 family protein — translated: MSRGVGEFELIQGAIPDSIAILFALLTQLGDIWFVTVLFLVLAVRYDGPDRDRIVAAGGLVIGAIALVLIAKEVFALPRPDRPLVALEALPALYRPIYSLTGYASGYGFPSGHAVVSTAVYLSLATVLPVSTRRRRYTAATVLIAVVSFCRVALGLHYLVDVLAGIALSAGFVLLAFRLVARYHTPEARRTVGLGLGAALGLGAVVVTGAHVEALALFAVAAGFFGLSWRIDRPRVTA
- a CDS encoding OBG GTPase family GTP-binding protein, with translation MGLEEDIEAIEEEIASTPYNKSTEAHIGRLKAKLADKKEKLENQSSAGGGSGYAVEKTGDATVALVGFPSVGKSTLLNALTNAESEVGSYEFTTLNVNPGMLQYRGANIQIMDVPGLIEGAASGRGGGQEVLSVVRAADLVVFMLSVFEIDQYERLREELYANKVRLDTEPPSLSVIKKGRGGIRVTTSGDPGLPKDVIKEVLRENGYVNANVTVREELDVDRLIDSIMENRVYLPSIVTVNKADLIDRDYLETVYEDLRAHDLDPEEVTFISAEEERGLDGLKERIWQTLGLMRIYMDKPGRGVDYEEPLILEEGSDIEDAMEKLGGEFEERFRFARVSGPSAKHDEQQVGTDHELADEDVVKFILRR
- a CDS encoding VanZ family protein produces the protein MRRTNRWIAVAVVAAAILVVSMIPIPGSVPEEGGGIPTSLLFHFVGYAALAGTVGHAAFPAGGRLRALLTGVCGASVYGALIECLQYPVPYRSFSILDMATNAAGATLGAVVLLGALALSEHRR
- a CDS encoding Na+/H+ antiporter NhaC family protein, with amino-acid sequence MSAFGALSLVPPLLAIVLAIASRRPVPALFVGVWSGGLIYTFGDSVGYASSLTGGMPVLDEGLAVLVAVFLGFAQAVQWIVESIGDDTFHAQILLFTILLGSGVALIWQLGGSLAVRRAVADRLDTRRKVGITAWALGLLMFFDDYANTAIVGSVMKDLSDQLRVSREKLSYIVDSTAAPVATLGLSNWVAFQIGMVQEGYEIAGIAADAPSAFATYVGSIPYNVYSIFAILMVALIVLSGRDFGEMLAAEHRSVRTGRLTREGATPMQAIESELGEPSTDEPMLRSFAIPVVALVVTAIAGALLSGYAPGASALDVLDGADWGAALLWGAFAMVFAALAVGFYYRIFSLETGIEGVIDGFSIMLTAVTILVLAWAISTVAEVLETGVYVAGIAEGVVSPALLPVVVLFTAAFISFSMGSSWATMGVLTPIAISVAWELTGSYELMPVIVGAVFSGAIFGDHTSPISDTTVLSATFTGADLIDHVRTQIYYAGTVVVVTTVCYLLYGYLGLPPLFYLPIGLLLLVALVYGLSELDGRRQGLSPTVSSSSGGGDDPPTGD